From a region of the Chroicocephalus ridibundus chromosome 8, bChrRid1.1, whole genome shotgun sequence genome:
- the ANKS3 gene encoding ankyrin repeat and SAM domain-containing protein 3 isoform X1, which translates to MSELSDEASESELLSRSLSMWHGVGQMICREELDVPLDLHTASSVGQYEVVQECIQRGDLDLNKRNCGGWTPLMYASYIGHDTIVHLLLEAGVNVNIPTPEGQTPLMLASSCGNESVAYFLLQQGAELEMKDIHGWTALFHCTSAGHQQMVKFLLDNGANANCKEPVYGYTPLMEAAASGHEIIVQYLLNHGVKADVRDNTGATARTLAMKYGHTKIVGLIDLHAAPVPKVFCRGPGKYEELSSSDESCSAPQRQRPVRRTKGPSIHDGPQALAKITAVGIGGKKQSRYEQVPPQGYVTFNDDGSFEADGIRNRDVTSPINEQDVESSSSREDNVFFTNNLATVRSSSSSSECLTKALGVSSEGSLESNEDSDHANSPPSRKQAKSFKIKNRYSNSDSQWTHCPGKAGGSTQHLILPEPPAYTGPQDLATFLEQIGCLKYLQVFEEQDVDLRIFLTLTESDLKEIGITLFGPKRKMTSAIARWHSNARPPSDALELAYADRLEAEMQELAIQLHKRCEEVEVMKGQVCQEQKLRAVAESCLMERDETWNAIQCQLREAQAITKDAGVLLDQIKSCQVELSSRLTQEQAVLDTKAQLGTGESRRPGERPVLEGWPPSLKSLSLPELSAVLEECVGEMGKALQTVTQNLQRLQAPGQSGQSWLEP; encoded by the exons ATGTCGGAGCTGAGTGATGAAGCCAGTGAGTCGGAGCTGCTGAGCCGCAGTCTCTCCATGTGGCATGGGGTCGGTCAGATGATCTGTCGGGAAGAGCTAGATGTTCCCCTGGACTTGCATACGGCCTCCTCCGTTGGCCAGTATGAAGTGGTGCAGGAGTGTATTCAGCG TGGAGATCTGGATTTAAATAAGAGGAATTGTGGTGGCTGGACTCCACTGATGTACGCCTCCTACATTGGCCACGACACCATTGTGCATCTACTGCTGGAAGCAGGAGTGAATGTGAACATACCAACGCCAGAAGGGCAGACACCACTCATGCTGGCCTCCAGCTGTGGAAATGAAAGTGTTGCTTACTTTCTTCTACAG CAAGGCGCAGAGCTGGAGATGAAGGACATTCATGGTTGGACTGCCTTATTTCACTGCACCAGTGCCGGACATCAGCAGATGGTCAAGTTCTTACTGGACAATGGGGCAAATGCTAACTGCAA GGAGCCTGTGTATGGATATACGCCTCTGATGGAAGCAGCTGCTTCTGGCCATGAGATAATTGTTCAGTACCTTCTCAATCAT GGAGTGAAGGCAGATGTCAGAGATAACACCGGAGCCACAGCACGGACACTGGCCATGAAGTATGGACATACAAAGATTGTGGGGCTGATAGATTTGCATGCAGCCCCAGTGCCCAAGGTCTTCTGCAGAGGTCCAG GAAAATATGAAGAGCTGAGTTCCTCAGATGAATCGTGCTCTGCTCCCCAGAGACAGAGACCTGTTCGTAGGACCAAGGGTCCCAGCATCCATGATGGGCCCCAGGCTTTGGCGAAGATAACAGCAGTTGGAATTGGGGGAAAGAAGCAGTCTCGCTATG AGCAGGTCCCTCCTCAGGGCTACGTTACCTTCAATGATGATGGTAGCTTTGAAGCAGATGGTATCCGGAACCGGGATGTTACCTCTCCAATTAATGAGCAGGAtgtggagagcagcagcagcaggg AGGATAACGTTTTCTTCACCAACAACTTAGCTACtgtcaggagcagcagcagcagcagtgaatgCCTGACCAAAGCCCTGGGGGTCAGCAGTGAGGGCTCCTTGGAAAGCAATGAG gattCTGACCATGCAAACAGTCCTCCTAGTCGGAAACAAGCCAAGAGCTTTAAGATCAAGAATCGCTACAGCAACAGTGACAGCCAGTGGACCCACTGCCCAGGGAAAGCTGGGGGCTCTACTCAGCACCTAATCCTTCCTGAGCCCCCTGCCTATACGGGGCCCCAG gacCTGGCAACGTTCCTTGAGCAGATCGGGTGCCTGAAGTATCTGCAAGTGTTTGAGGAGCAAGATGTCGACCTCCGGATCTTTCTGACCCTCACAGAGAGTGATTTGAAGGAAATAGGCATCAC CCTGTTTGGACCGAAGAGGAAGATGACTTCTGCCATTGCCCGATGGCACAGCAACGCTCGGCCGCCCAGTGATGCCCTGGAGCTGGCCTATGCAGATCGGCTGGAGGCTGAGATGCAGGAATTGGCCATTCAGCTGCACAAG AGGTGTGAAGAGGTGGAGGTGATGAAGGGCCAGGTATGCCAGGAGCAGAAGCTACGTGCAGTGGCTGAGAGCTGCTTGATGGAGCGGGATGAGACCTGGAATGCTATCCAGTGCCAGCTCAGAGAGGCGCAGGCCATCACCAAGGATGCTGGTGTCCTACTGGATCAGATCAA ATCCTGTCAAGTAGAGCTGTCCTCCCGGCTAACGCAAGAGCAGGCAGTGCTGGACACAAAGGCGCAGTTGGGAACTGGTGAGAGCAGGCGGCCTGGTGAGCGTCCGG TGCTGGAAGGATGGCCACCTTCCTTGAAGTCTCTGAGCTTGCCTGAGCTGTCAGCTGTCCTAGAGGAGTGTGTGGGAGAAATGG GAAAAGCTCTGCAGACTGTGACTCAAAACCTCCAAAGGCTCCAAGCCCCGGGGCAGAGCGGGCAGAGCTGGCTAGAGCCATAA
- the ANKS3 gene encoding ankyrin repeat and SAM domain-containing protein 3 isoform X2, producing MSELSDEASESELLSRSLSMWHGVGQMICREELDVPLDLHTASSVGQYEVVQECIQRGDLDLNKRNCGGWTPLMYASYIGHDTIVHLLLEAGVNVNIPTPEGQTPLMLASSCGNESVAYFLLQQGAELEMKDIHGWTALFHCTSAGHQQMVKFLLDNGANANCKEPVYGYTPLMEAAASGHEIIVQYLLNHGVKADVRDNTGATARTLAMKYGHTKIVGLIDLHAAPVPKVFCRGPGKYEELSSSDESCSAPQRQRPVRRTKGPSIHDGPQALAKITAVGIGGKKQSRYEQVPPQGYVTFNDDGSFEADGIRNRDVTSPINEQDVESSSSREDNVFFTNNLATVRSSSSSSECLTKALGVSSEGSLESNEDSDHANSPPSRKQAKSFKIKNRYSNSDSQWTHCPGKAGGSTQHLILPEPPAYTGPQDLATFLEQIGCLKYLQVFEEQDVDLRIFLTLTESDLKEIGITLFGPKRKMTSAIARWHSNARPPSDALELAYADRLEAEMQELAIQLHKRCEEVEVMKGQVCQEQKLRAVAESCLMERDETWNAIQCQLREAQAITKDAGVLLDQIKSCQVELSSRLTQEQAVLDTKAQLGTGESRRPVLEGWPPSLKSLSLPELSAVLEECVGEMGKALQTVTQNLQRLQAPGQSGQSWLEP from the exons ATGTCGGAGCTGAGTGATGAAGCCAGTGAGTCGGAGCTGCTGAGCCGCAGTCTCTCCATGTGGCATGGGGTCGGTCAGATGATCTGTCGGGAAGAGCTAGATGTTCCCCTGGACTTGCATACGGCCTCCTCCGTTGGCCAGTATGAAGTGGTGCAGGAGTGTATTCAGCG TGGAGATCTGGATTTAAATAAGAGGAATTGTGGTGGCTGGACTCCACTGATGTACGCCTCCTACATTGGCCACGACACCATTGTGCATCTACTGCTGGAAGCAGGAGTGAATGTGAACATACCAACGCCAGAAGGGCAGACACCACTCATGCTGGCCTCCAGCTGTGGAAATGAAAGTGTTGCTTACTTTCTTCTACAG CAAGGCGCAGAGCTGGAGATGAAGGACATTCATGGTTGGACTGCCTTATTTCACTGCACCAGTGCCGGACATCAGCAGATGGTCAAGTTCTTACTGGACAATGGGGCAAATGCTAACTGCAA GGAGCCTGTGTATGGATATACGCCTCTGATGGAAGCAGCTGCTTCTGGCCATGAGATAATTGTTCAGTACCTTCTCAATCAT GGAGTGAAGGCAGATGTCAGAGATAACACCGGAGCCACAGCACGGACACTGGCCATGAAGTATGGACATACAAAGATTGTGGGGCTGATAGATTTGCATGCAGCCCCAGTGCCCAAGGTCTTCTGCAGAGGTCCAG GAAAATATGAAGAGCTGAGTTCCTCAGATGAATCGTGCTCTGCTCCCCAGAGACAGAGACCTGTTCGTAGGACCAAGGGTCCCAGCATCCATGATGGGCCCCAGGCTTTGGCGAAGATAACAGCAGTTGGAATTGGGGGAAAGAAGCAGTCTCGCTATG AGCAGGTCCCTCCTCAGGGCTACGTTACCTTCAATGATGATGGTAGCTTTGAAGCAGATGGTATCCGGAACCGGGATGTTACCTCTCCAATTAATGAGCAGGAtgtggagagcagcagcagcaggg AGGATAACGTTTTCTTCACCAACAACTTAGCTACtgtcaggagcagcagcagcagcagtgaatgCCTGACCAAAGCCCTGGGGGTCAGCAGTGAGGGCTCCTTGGAAAGCAATGAG gattCTGACCATGCAAACAGTCCTCCTAGTCGGAAACAAGCCAAGAGCTTTAAGATCAAGAATCGCTACAGCAACAGTGACAGCCAGTGGACCCACTGCCCAGGGAAAGCTGGGGGCTCTACTCAGCACCTAATCCTTCCTGAGCCCCCTGCCTATACGGGGCCCCAG gacCTGGCAACGTTCCTTGAGCAGATCGGGTGCCTGAAGTATCTGCAAGTGTTTGAGGAGCAAGATGTCGACCTCCGGATCTTTCTGACCCTCACAGAGAGTGATTTGAAGGAAATAGGCATCAC CCTGTTTGGACCGAAGAGGAAGATGACTTCTGCCATTGCCCGATGGCACAGCAACGCTCGGCCGCCCAGTGATGCCCTGGAGCTGGCCTATGCAGATCGGCTGGAGGCTGAGATGCAGGAATTGGCCATTCAGCTGCACAAG AGGTGTGAAGAGGTGGAGGTGATGAAGGGCCAGGTATGCCAGGAGCAGAAGCTACGTGCAGTGGCTGAGAGCTGCTTGATGGAGCGGGATGAGACCTGGAATGCTATCCAGTGCCAGCTCAGAGAGGCGCAGGCCATCACCAAGGATGCTGGTGTCCTACTGGATCAGATCAA ATCCTGTCAAGTAGAGCTGTCCTCCCGGCTAACGCAAGAGCAGGCAGTGCTGGACACAAAGGCGCAGTTGGGAACTGGTGAGAGCAGGCGGCCTG TGCTGGAAGGATGGCCACCTTCCTTGAAGTCTCTGAGCTTGCCTGAGCTGTCAGCTGTCCTAGAGGAGTGTGTGGGAGAAATGG GAAAAGCTCTGCAGACTGTGACTCAAAACCTCCAAAGGCTCCAAGCCCCGGGGCAGAGCGGGCAGAGCTGGCTAGAGCCATAA
- the ANKS3 gene encoding ankyrin repeat and SAM domain-containing protein 3 isoform X3 — MSELSDEASESELLSRSLSMWHGVGQMICREELDVPLDLHTASSVGQYEVVQECIQRGDLDLNKRNCGGWTPLMYASYIGHDTIVHLLLEAGVNVNIPTPEGQTPLMLASSCGNESVAYFLLQQGAELEMKDIHGWTALFHCTSAGHQQMVKFLLDNGANANCKEPVYGYTPLMEAAASGHEIIVQYLLNHGVKADVRDNTGATARTLAMKYGHTKIVGLIDLHAAPVPKVFCRGPGKYEELSSSDESCSAPQRQRPVRRTKGPSIHDGPQALAKITAVGIGGKKQSRYEQVPPQGYVTFNDDGSFEADGIRNRDVTSPINEQDVESSSSREDNVFFTNNLATVRSSSSSSECLTKALGVSSEGSLESNEDSDHANSPPSRKQAKSFKIKNRYSNSDSQWTHCPGKAGGSTQHLILPEPPAYTGPQDLATFLEQIGCLKYLQVFEEQDVDLRIFLTLTESDLKEIGITLFGPKRKMTSAIARWHSNARPPSDALELAYADRLEAEMQELAIQLHKRCEEVEVMKGQVCQEQKLRAVAESCLMERDETWNAIQCQLREAQAITKDAGVLLDQIKSCQVELSSRLTQEQAVLDTKAQLGTVLEGWPPSLKSLSLPELSAVLEECVGEMGKALQTVTQNLQRLQAPGQSGQSWLEP; from the exons ATGTCGGAGCTGAGTGATGAAGCCAGTGAGTCGGAGCTGCTGAGCCGCAGTCTCTCCATGTGGCATGGGGTCGGTCAGATGATCTGTCGGGAAGAGCTAGATGTTCCCCTGGACTTGCATACGGCCTCCTCCGTTGGCCAGTATGAAGTGGTGCAGGAGTGTATTCAGCG TGGAGATCTGGATTTAAATAAGAGGAATTGTGGTGGCTGGACTCCACTGATGTACGCCTCCTACATTGGCCACGACACCATTGTGCATCTACTGCTGGAAGCAGGAGTGAATGTGAACATACCAACGCCAGAAGGGCAGACACCACTCATGCTGGCCTCCAGCTGTGGAAATGAAAGTGTTGCTTACTTTCTTCTACAG CAAGGCGCAGAGCTGGAGATGAAGGACATTCATGGTTGGACTGCCTTATTTCACTGCACCAGTGCCGGACATCAGCAGATGGTCAAGTTCTTACTGGACAATGGGGCAAATGCTAACTGCAA GGAGCCTGTGTATGGATATACGCCTCTGATGGAAGCAGCTGCTTCTGGCCATGAGATAATTGTTCAGTACCTTCTCAATCAT GGAGTGAAGGCAGATGTCAGAGATAACACCGGAGCCACAGCACGGACACTGGCCATGAAGTATGGACATACAAAGATTGTGGGGCTGATAGATTTGCATGCAGCCCCAGTGCCCAAGGTCTTCTGCAGAGGTCCAG GAAAATATGAAGAGCTGAGTTCCTCAGATGAATCGTGCTCTGCTCCCCAGAGACAGAGACCTGTTCGTAGGACCAAGGGTCCCAGCATCCATGATGGGCCCCAGGCTTTGGCGAAGATAACAGCAGTTGGAATTGGGGGAAAGAAGCAGTCTCGCTATG AGCAGGTCCCTCCTCAGGGCTACGTTACCTTCAATGATGATGGTAGCTTTGAAGCAGATGGTATCCGGAACCGGGATGTTACCTCTCCAATTAATGAGCAGGAtgtggagagcagcagcagcaggg AGGATAACGTTTTCTTCACCAACAACTTAGCTACtgtcaggagcagcagcagcagcagtgaatgCCTGACCAAAGCCCTGGGGGTCAGCAGTGAGGGCTCCTTGGAAAGCAATGAG gattCTGACCATGCAAACAGTCCTCCTAGTCGGAAACAAGCCAAGAGCTTTAAGATCAAGAATCGCTACAGCAACAGTGACAGCCAGTGGACCCACTGCCCAGGGAAAGCTGGGGGCTCTACTCAGCACCTAATCCTTCCTGAGCCCCCTGCCTATACGGGGCCCCAG gacCTGGCAACGTTCCTTGAGCAGATCGGGTGCCTGAAGTATCTGCAAGTGTTTGAGGAGCAAGATGTCGACCTCCGGATCTTTCTGACCCTCACAGAGAGTGATTTGAAGGAAATAGGCATCAC CCTGTTTGGACCGAAGAGGAAGATGACTTCTGCCATTGCCCGATGGCACAGCAACGCTCGGCCGCCCAGTGATGCCCTGGAGCTGGCCTATGCAGATCGGCTGGAGGCTGAGATGCAGGAATTGGCCATTCAGCTGCACAAG AGGTGTGAAGAGGTGGAGGTGATGAAGGGCCAGGTATGCCAGGAGCAGAAGCTACGTGCAGTGGCTGAGAGCTGCTTGATGGAGCGGGATGAGACCTGGAATGCTATCCAGTGCCAGCTCAGAGAGGCGCAGGCCATCACCAAGGATGCTGGTGTCCTACTGGATCAGATCAA ATCCTGTCAAGTAGAGCTGTCCTCCCGGCTAACGCAAGAGCAGGCAGTGCTGGACACAAAGGCGCAGTTGGGAACTG TGCTGGAAGGATGGCCACCTTCCTTGAAGTCTCTGAGCTTGCCTGAGCTGTCAGCTGTCCTAGAGGAGTGTGTGGGAGAAATGG GAAAAGCTCTGCAGACTGTGACTCAAAACCTCCAAAGGCTCCAAGCCCCGGGGCAGAGCGGGCAGAGCTGGCTAGAGCCATAA
- the ANKS3 gene encoding ankyrin repeat and SAM domain-containing protein 3 isoform X4: protein MSELSDEASESELLSRSLSMWHGVGQMICREELDVPLDLHTASSVGQYEVVQECIQRGDLDLNKRNCGGWTPLMYASYIGHDTIVHLLLEAGVNVNIPTPEGQTPLMLASSCGNESVAYFLLQQGAELEMKDIHGWTALFHCTSAGHQQMVKFLLDNGANANCKEPVYGYTPLMEAAASGHEIIVQYLLNHGVKADVRDNTGATARTLAMKYGHTKIVGLIDLHAAPVPKVFCRGPGKYEELSSSDESCSAPQRQRPVRRTKGPSIHDGPQALAKITAVGIGGKKQSRYEQVPPQGYVTFNDDGSFEADGIRNRDVTSPINEQDVESSSSREDNVFFTNNLATVRSSSSSSECLTKALGVSSEGSLESNEDSDHANSPPSRKQAKSFKIKNRYSNSDSQWTHCPGKAGGSTQHLILPEPPAYTGPQDLATFLEQIGCLKYLQVFEEQDVDLRIFLTLTESDLKEIGITLFGPKRKMTSAIARWHSNARPPSDALELAYADRLEAEMQELAIQLHKRCEEVEVMKGQVCQEQKLRAVAESCLMERDETWNAIQCQLREAQAITKDAGVLLDQINAGRMATFLEVSELA from the exons ATGTCGGAGCTGAGTGATGAAGCCAGTGAGTCGGAGCTGCTGAGCCGCAGTCTCTCCATGTGGCATGGGGTCGGTCAGATGATCTGTCGGGAAGAGCTAGATGTTCCCCTGGACTTGCATACGGCCTCCTCCGTTGGCCAGTATGAAGTGGTGCAGGAGTGTATTCAGCG TGGAGATCTGGATTTAAATAAGAGGAATTGTGGTGGCTGGACTCCACTGATGTACGCCTCCTACATTGGCCACGACACCATTGTGCATCTACTGCTGGAAGCAGGAGTGAATGTGAACATACCAACGCCAGAAGGGCAGACACCACTCATGCTGGCCTCCAGCTGTGGAAATGAAAGTGTTGCTTACTTTCTTCTACAG CAAGGCGCAGAGCTGGAGATGAAGGACATTCATGGTTGGACTGCCTTATTTCACTGCACCAGTGCCGGACATCAGCAGATGGTCAAGTTCTTACTGGACAATGGGGCAAATGCTAACTGCAA GGAGCCTGTGTATGGATATACGCCTCTGATGGAAGCAGCTGCTTCTGGCCATGAGATAATTGTTCAGTACCTTCTCAATCAT GGAGTGAAGGCAGATGTCAGAGATAACACCGGAGCCACAGCACGGACACTGGCCATGAAGTATGGACATACAAAGATTGTGGGGCTGATAGATTTGCATGCAGCCCCAGTGCCCAAGGTCTTCTGCAGAGGTCCAG GAAAATATGAAGAGCTGAGTTCCTCAGATGAATCGTGCTCTGCTCCCCAGAGACAGAGACCTGTTCGTAGGACCAAGGGTCCCAGCATCCATGATGGGCCCCAGGCTTTGGCGAAGATAACAGCAGTTGGAATTGGGGGAAAGAAGCAGTCTCGCTATG AGCAGGTCCCTCCTCAGGGCTACGTTACCTTCAATGATGATGGTAGCTTTGAAGCAGATGGTATCCGGAACCGGGATGTTACCTCTCCAATTAATGAGCAGGAtgtggagagcagcagcagcaggg AGGATAACGTTTTCTTCACCAACAACTTAGCTACtgtcaggagcagcagcagcagcagtgaatgCCTGACCAAAGCCCTGGGGGTCAGCAGTGAGGGCTCCTTGGAAAGCAATGAG gattCTGACCATGCAAACAGTCCTCCTAGTCGGAAACAAGCCAAGAGCTTTAAGATCAAGAATCGCTACAGCAACAGTGACAGCCAGTGGACCCACTGCCCAGGGAAAGCTGGGGGCTCTACTCAGCACCTAATCCTTCCTGAGCCCCCTGCCTATACGGGGCCCCAG gacCTGGCAACGTTCCTTGAGCAGATCGGGTGCCTGAAGTATCTGCAAGTGTTTGAGGAGCAAGATGTCGACCTCCGGATCTTTCTGACCCTCACAGAGAGTGATTTGAAGGAAATAGGCATCAC CCTGTTTGGACCGAAGAGGAAGATGACTTCTGCCATTGCCCGATGGCACAGCAACGCTCGGCCGCCCAGTGATGCCCTGGAGCTGGCCTATGCAGATCGGCTGGAGGCTGAGATGCAGGAATTGGCCATTCAGCTGCACAAG AGGTGTGAAGAGGTGGAGGTGATGAAGGGCCAGGTATGCCAGGAGCAGAAGCTACGTGCAGTGGCTGAGAGCTGCTTGATGGAGCGGGATGAGACCTGGAATGCTATCCAGTGCCAGCTCAGAGAGGCGCAGGCCATCACCAAGGATGCTGGTGTCCTACTGGATCAGATCAA TGCTGGAAGGATGGCCACCTTCCTTGAAGTCTCTGAGCTTGCCTGA